In a single window of the Arthrobacter zhangbolii genome:
- the trxB gene encoding thioredoxin-disulfide reductase, translating into MSTANSVATDGSAAGNVRDVIIVGSGPSGYTAAIYTARANLKPLVIAGSVTAGGELMNTTDVENFPGFPEGIMGPDLMANFEKQAARFGTEILFEDVTNVELEGDIKRVTIGTGETFEARAVIISTGSAYRELGLADEKRLSGRGVSWCATCDGFFFKGQDIAVIGGGDSALEEALFLTKFAASVTVVHRRDSLRASKIMQDRALAHEKIRFAWDSEVAAIHGEDKVTGLTLRSTKDGTESELNVTGVFVAIGNDPRVDLVRGQLELTEEGTIAVLGRTSKTSLPGVFAAGDVIDPTYRQAITASGSGCVAAVDVEHYLADLGDSVPTAAEVPTPPAEAVSEHAAL; encoded by the coding sequence GTGAGCACCGCAAACTCCGTCGCCACTGACGGCTCTGCTGCCGGCAACGTCCGGGACGTCATCATTGTCGGTTCCGGACCCTCCGGTTACACCGCTGCCATCTACACGGCCCGCGCCAACCTCAAACCGCTGGTGATCGCGGGTTCGGTGACCGCCGGTGGCGAGCTGATGAACACCACGGATGTGGAGAACTTCCCCGGTTTCCCCGAGGGCATCATGGGCCCGGACCTGATGGCCAATTTCGAGAAGCAGGCAGCCCGCTTCGGTACGGAAATCCTCTTTGAAGACGTCACGAATGTTGAGCTTGAGGGGGATATCAAGCGGGTAACCATCGGTACCGGTGAGACCTTCGAGGCGCGCGCCGTCATCATCTCCACCGGCTCCGCGTACCGCGAACTGGGCCTGGCTGATGAGAAGCGGCTCTCCGGCCGCGGCGTCAGCTGGTGTGCCACCTGCGACGGCTTCTTCTTCAAGGGACAGGACATCGCCGTCATCGGCGGCGGCGACTCAGCCCTCGAAGAAGCCCTCTTCCTCACCAAGTTCGCTGCGTCGGTGACCGTGGTGCACCGCCGTGACAGCCTGCGTGCCTCCAAGATCATGCAGGACCGTGCCCTGGCGCACGAAAAGATCCGGTTCGCCTGGGATTCGGAAGTGGCCGCCATCCACGGCGAGGACAAGGTCACCGGCCTGACCCTGCGCAGCACCAAGGACGGCACGGAGTCCGAACTGAACGTCACCGGCGTGTTCGTGGCCATCGGCAACGATCCCCGCGTGGACCTCGTCCGCGGCCAGCTTGAACTCACCGAAGAGGGCACCATTGCCGTCCTCGGCCGCACGTCCAAGACCTCGCTGCCGGGCGTCTTCGCCGCCGGCGACGTCATCGACCCCACGTACCGTCAGGCCATCACCGCCTCCGGCTCCGGCTGCGTGGCCGCCGTCGACGTCGAACACTACCTTGCCGACCTCGGCGACTCCGTGCCCACGGCTGCGGAGGTTCCCACCCCGCCGGCCGAGGCCGTTTCCGAACACGCAGCCCTTTAG
- a CDS encoding ABC transporter substrate-binding protein, with protein MPQSVDVGSVLGGRYKVTAQVLASAEQDLVLDGVDQVLNRSVSILVAAPVNASQVSASAREIATGERHGNVQVLDLGVSDGRTYLVTNNANAADLLDLVIERNEAPYVEPFFTDTLGSEIFGMPRSREPETVEDDRYVEEKAPRKPLISGGHMPKLPRFGRSGAAGGALGGAESAAAQRDLEFGDAEDAPAEATTGGANVPPPPTSRPGAYTARTPKVTKWEDEEPVEAPAAAPGVRSASNFPKSALAAGNYDSDYEYGSTDTDDGDTGYADDDGDGSEDRKDNRKSGRVLIGAILSLVLVLAVVLAVSQLGKMGELFSSTPEAGSATTAPPSEAPAPAESEAAPAAAPEIAGITRLVPGNELLDSANDGALPQIVDGNPSSYWSSYVYASDTFGGLAPSLALVVDLGTESAVNEVKITQLNGTGGSFSVMLNDTPDLEGARTVAQTGFTGPTTSIPVPEADGTAATARYVIVNFTQLPRLNGVQAAYPWGLRIAEIGVS; from the coding sequence GTGCCACAGTCGGTAGACGTCGGTTCAGTGCTGGGCGGACGGTACAAAGTGACCGCGCAGGTGCTGGCCTCAGCGGAGCAGGACCTCGTACTCGATGGTGTGGACCAGGTCCTCAACCGTTCCGTCAGCATCCTTGTGGCTGCCCCCGTTAACGCCAGCCAGGTCTCGGCCAGCGCCCGTGAAATTGCCACGGGTGAGCGCCACGGCAATGTCCAGGTCCTGGATCTCGGTGTCAGTGACGGCCGCACGTACCTCGTCACCAACAACGCCAACGCCGCTGATCTGCTGGACCTGGTCATCGAGCGCAACGAAGCCCCCTATGTTGAACCGTTCTTTACCGACACCCTGGGCTCGGAAATCTTTGGCATGCCCCGCTCCCGCGAACCGGAAACGGTCGAGGATGACCGTTATGTGGAGGAAAAGGCACCCCGTAAACCCCTGATCAGCGGCGGGCACATGCCCAAGCTGCCCCGCTTCGGCCGCAGCGGCGCAGCGGGGGGCGCTCTCGGGGGTGCCGAATCCGCTGCCGCCCAGCGTGACCTCGAATTCGGCGATGCCGAAGACGCACCTGCCGAGGCAACCACCGGCGGCGCAAATGTTCCCCCTCCCCCCACCAGCCGGCCGGGCGCTTACACGGCGCGCACACCCAAGGTCACCAAGTGGGAGGACGAGGAGCCCGTAGAGGCTCCGGCCGCTGCGCCCGGCGTCCGTTCCGCCTCGAACTTCCCGAAGTCCGCCCTGGCCGCGGGCAACTACGACTCCGATTATGAGTACGGTTCAACCGACACCGACGACGGCGATACCGGCTATGCGGACGACGACGGCGACGGCAGCGAGGACCGGAAGGACAACCGCAAGTCCGGCCGCGTGCTGATCGGCGCCATCCTGAGCCTGGTCCTGGTGCTGGCCGTGGTCCTGGCCGTCAGCCAGCTCGGAAAAATGGGTGAGCTCTTCAGCTCCACTCCGGAAGCCGGATCCGCCACCACCGCACCTCCTTCCGAGGCACCTGCCCCGGCGGAAAGCGAGGCAGCGCCCGCCGCTGCCCCGGAGATCGCCGGCATCACCCGGCTGGTCCCCGGCAATGAGCTGCTGGACTCGGCCAATGACGGTGCCCTGCCCCAGATCGTTGACGGCAACCCGTCCTCCTACTGGTCCAGCTACGTCTACGCCAGCGATACCTTCGGCGGGCTCGCCCCGAGCCTGGCACTGGTAGTGGATCTGGGCACTGAATCCGCGGTGAACGAGGTGAAGATCACCCAGCTCAACGGCACCGGCGGAAGCTTCTCGGTGATGCTTAATGACACACCGGACCTCGAAGGTGCGCGGACGGTAGCCCAGACGGGCTTCACCGGTCCCACCACCAGCATCCCGGTGCCTGAAGCTGACGGAACCGCCGCCACGGCGCGCTACGTCATCGTCAACTTCACTCAGCTGCCCCGGCTCAACGGCGTCCAGGCCGCCTACCCCTGGGGCCTGCGGATCGCCGAAATCGGCGTGTCCTGA
- a CDS encoding DMT family transporter, which yields MPFSPGISAIKTPGGQQRRVASLFADRKVDLLLLLVAIVWGSSYLAAKNLTGTMGVSVILSLRFLITSLALSMIWLIWQRRRTTRRELIVGVVLGLTQAAVLILETHGIAGTSATNAGLIISLVIVFTPVTESIAFRVKLPRTVFVAGIVAVTGVCLLVSGNGFVAPGPGDMLMLAAAAVRSIHVTAVSALTRGGGYSALNLTVVQSAVCAVLYTLADYRGVLRAVQGFDLHEWGGVLYLGLACSVFAFLVQTWAIQQTSGSRASLLMGTEPIWAVLIGITIGQETLAVLGFIGAALIIIGTYIGLRAEARHRSSRHPVSGGIPEAAAPQASGSGALPDTLSAQPRPLRDP from the coding sequence GTGCCTTTCTCACCAGGAATTTCAGCGATCAAAACGCCCGGCGGACAACAACGCCGGGTTGCCTCACTTTTTGCTGACCGCAAGGTGGACCTGTTGCTGCTCCTGGTCGCCATCGTGTGGGGCAGCAGCTATCTGGCTGCCAAAAACCTCACCGGCACCATGGGGGTCAGTGTCATCCTCTCGCTGCGTTTCCTGATCACGTCCCTGGCGCTGTCGATGATCTGGCTGATCTGGCAGCGCCGCCGGACGACGCGCCGCGAACTTATTGTCGGCGTCGTACTGGGTTTGACCCAGGCAGCAGTGCTCATCCTTGAGACGCACGGGATTGCCGGCACCAGCGCTACGAACGCCGGGCTGATCATCAGCCTCGTCATCGTTTTCACTCCGGTTACCGAGAGCATTGCCTTCCGGGTGAAGCTGCCCCGCACGGTATTCGTCGCCGGCATTGTCGCAGTCACAGGGGTGTGCCTGCTCGTCTCCGGCAACGGCTTTGTGGCGCCCGGCCCCGGGGACATGCTCATGCTCGCTGCCGCCGCCGTACGCTCCATCCACGTCACCGCCGTCTCCGCCCTGACCAGGGGCGGCGGGTACAGTGCGCTGAATCTGACAGTGGTTCAAAGTGCCGTCTGCGCCGTGCTCTACACGCTCGCGGATTACCGGGGCGTGCTCCGGGCCGTCCAGGGCTTCGACCTACATGAATGGGGCGGGGTGCTCTACCTCGGCCTGGCATGCAGCGTTTTCGCTTTTCTGGTCCAGACGTGGGCCATCCAACAGACGTCAGGCTCCCGGGCCAGCCTCCTTATGGGAACCGAGCCCATTTGGGCTGTCCTCATTGGAATCACCATCGGACAGGAAACCCTCGCTGTGCTGGGCTTCATTGGGGCCGCGCTCATCATCATCGGCACGTACATCGGTCTGAGGGCGGAAGCACGGCACCGTTCCTCGCGCCACCCTGTCTCCGGCGGGATACCTGAAGCAGCAGCCCCGCAGGCCTCCGGCAGCGGGGCCCTGCCGGATACCCTCTCAGCGCAACCGCGGCCGCTGAGGGATCCCTGA
- a CDS encoding peptidoglycan-binding protein, which translates to MHGDSLRRLDASRRVVTLREALLRAGVTLSYLAPDSVNDPTIFDDHVDAAVRAFQQSRGLIVDGVAGPDTQRALQEAQFKFGDRTLSHIEGSPLRGDDVAELQRHLSHLGFYYGHIDGSFGVRTRYAVAELQHNLGLPGSGVCDGDTMTAMSRVNRAISPSQAFALRDYERLDRSTAALRGRLISVNIGRSALASPHTAERLSGEPLTEQLVTTDIAGRVGRILREFGARLVPPVSEVASDSPGARSGVPSLNLDIHCDWLDQQPASGIAAYYWGLPGTGEARSPIGHRAAVLLMKELSARTDMDSLGVHARTWDTLKVPGVPSVGLDLGYLSNAHDAERLADPVFRQTVADSIVIGIQRLYLLEEEDQPTGTLALDDVLKFNPMEDADSRRVSGL; encoded by the coding sequence ATGCACGGCGATAGCCTGCGGAGGCTGGATGCCAGCCGGCGCGTAGTGACGCTTCGTGAAGCGTTGCTGCGCGCCGGCGTCACCCTGTCCTATCTGGCACCGGATTCCGTTAACGACCCCACGATTTTCGATGACCACGTGGATGCCGCCGTCCGAGCCTTCCAACAGAGCCGCGGTCTCATTGTGGACGGCGTAGCGGGCCCGGACACCCAGCGGGCGCTGCAGGAAGCACAGTTCAAGTTCGGGGACCGTACCCTGAGCCACATTGAGGGTTCCCCGCTGCGGGGCGACGACGTCGCTGAGCTGCAGCGCCACCTTTCGCACCTGGGGTTCTACTACGGGCATATCGACGGCAGTTTCGGTGTACGCACCCGCTATGCCGTTGCCGAACTGCAGCACAACCTGGGCCTGCCCGGCAGCGGCGTCTGCGACGGCGACACCATGACCGCCATGTCCCGGGTCAACCGGGCCATTTCGCCCAGCCAGGCGTTTGCCCTGCGCGACTACGAGCGGCTCGACCGCTCCACCGCTGCCCTGCGCGGCCGGCTCATATCCGTGAACATTGGCCGCTCCGCGCTGGCCTCCCCGCACACCGCCGAACGCCTCAGCGGGGAACCGCTTACCGAGCAGCTCGTCACCACTGACATAGCCGGCCGGGTGGGACGCATTCTCAGGGAGTTCGGCGCCCGGCTGGTTCCACCCGTGTCCGAAGTGGCATCCGACTCCCCCGGAGCCCGGTCAGGTGTGCCCAGCCTTAACCTGGATATCCACTGCGACTGGCTGGACCAGCAGCCCGCCTCCGGCATTGCCGCCTACTACTGGGGCCTGCCGGGCACGGGCGAGGCTCGCTCCCCCATCGGGCACCGCGCCGCCGTACTGCTGATGAAGGAACTTAGCGCCCGCACCGACATGGACAGCCTCGGGGTCCATGCGCGGACCTGGGACACCCTGAAGGTCCCCGGTGTTCCGTCCGTGGGACTGGATCTGGGCTACCTGAGCAACGCGCACGACGCCGAGCGCCTCGCCGATCCGGTGTTCCGGCAGACGGTGGCCGATTCCATTGTCATTGGTATCCAGCGGCTGTACCTGCTGGAGGAAGAGGACCAGCCCACGGGCACCCTGGCCCTCGATGACGTGCTCAAGTTCAACCCCATGGAAGACGCCGATTCCCGGCGGGTTTCCGGCCTCTGA
- the trxA gene encoding thioredoxin, translating to MSSAKAVTDASFGTDVLQADKPVIVDFWAEWCGPCRMLSPILDDIAAQYSEKVDVVKVNVDDNPAIAAQYGITSIPAVYVFQGGEVAATSIGAKPKQVLEQEFAAFLK from the coding sequence ATGAGCAGTGCAAAAGCAGTAACCGACGCTTCTTTCGGTACCGACGTCCTGCAGGCGGACAAGCCGGTCATCGTGGACTTCTGGGCCGAATGGTGCGGTCCGTGCCGCATGCTGTCCCCCATCCTCGATGACATTGCCGCCCAGTACAGCGAGAAGGTGGATGTGGTGAAGGTGAACGTGGATGACAATCCCGCCATCGCCGCCCAGTACGGCATCACCTCCATTCCCGCCGTTTACGTCTTCCAGGGCGGTGAAGTGGCTGCAACGTCCATCGGCGCGAAGCCCAAGCAGGTCCTGGAGCAGGAATTCGCGGCCTTCCTGAAGTAA
- the murJ gene encoding murein biosynthesis integral membrane protein MurJ yields the protein MAEKNIAPSTARSSAVMAAGTLVSRVLGLVRTALLAIAIGNTGLVTDIFSSANVLPNFIYLMVAGGVFNAVLVPQIIRASKRPDRGSEYVSRILTLCLLVLGCIAALATLAAPLILPLVTALNPAQLPLATTFAYWLFPQIFFYGAYAVIGQILNANGRFGAYMWAPVVNNIVAIAGLLIFITFIGREETSSFSPETWTSQATILLAGSTTLGIVLQAVVLLIPLRRLRLGLRPSFGLRGVGLRQTGKVAKWTILTMLIGNGAYLVYTKVATIASSARPEYQAMGQEIAGHLNLETASMLYIIPHSVITLSLATVLFNTMSHAYAEKDYDGVRATLSQGLRAIGVATVFCSAVLIVLAGPISIWFSGGSNVSATLQAQVLVLLACTAPFLSATFLMNRAFYANEDAKTPLIMQVILSAFGVALALAAASLPADKIIFALAVAYSLGNIAAVVVSHIFLTRRLGNYGAARVFDVHVRLVVAALGAAAVGSAALRMMGGYAVDGFAWQSLGAATVVMLVCGVLMAGTYYLMLRWLKVTELDAFLKPVLAKIRRTA from the coding sequence ATGGCCGAAAAGAATATAGCCCCCAGTACTGCGCGTTCCAGCGCGGTCATGGCTGCGGGGACACTGGTATCCCGAGTCCTGGGACTGGTCCGCACTGCCCTGCTGGCAATCGCCATTGGCAATACCGGGCTGGTCACCGACATCTTCAGTTCAGCGAACGTGCTGCCGAACTTCATCTACCTGATGGTGGCCGGCGGTGTGTTCAACGCGGTGCTGGTTCCGCAGATCATCAGGGCCAGCAAACGCCCGGACCGCGGATCCGAGTACGTATCCCGGATACTCACGCTCTGCCTGCTGGTGCTGGGCTGCATTGCCGCCCTGGCCACGCTGGCGGCGCCACTGATCCTCCCCCTGGTCACGGCGCTGAACCCGGCCCAGCTGCCGCTGGCCACCACCTTCGCCTACTGGCTCTTCCCGCAGATCTTCTTCTACGGCGCCTACGCCGTCATCGGACAGATCCTCAATGCCAACGGCCGGTTCGGCGCCTATATGTGGGCTCCCGTCGTAAACAACATTGTTGCCATCGCCGGACTGCTCATCTTCATTACCTTCATCGGCCGCGAAGAGACCTCCTCCTTCTCCCCGGAAACCTGGACCAGCCAGGCAACCATCCTGCTGGCCGGAAGCACCACCCTGGGCATCGTGCTGCAGGCCGTAGTACTGCTGATCCCGCTGCGCCGGCTCCGGCTCGGGCTGCGTCCGTCCTTCGGCCTGCGCGGGGTGGGGCTGCGCCAGACCGGCAAGGTGGCCAAGTGGACCATCCTCACCATGCTGATCGGCAACGGTGCCTATCTGGTCTACACCAAGGTGGCGACCATCGCCTCCTCCGCCCGGCCTGAATACCAGGCCATGGGACAGGAGATTGCCGGGCACCTGAACCTCGAGACGGCCTCAATGCTGTACATCATTCCGCATTCGGTCATCACCCTTTCGCTGGCGACGGTGCTGTTCAACACCATGTCCCATGCCTACGCGGAGAAGGACTACGACGGCGTCCGGGCCACCCTTTCGCAGGGCCTGCGGGCCATCGGTGTGGCCACCGTTTTCTGCTCCGCGGTGCTGATAGTCCTCGCCGGGCCCATCAGCATCTGGTTCAGCGGCGGCTCGAATGTTTCGGCAACACTGCAGGCACAGGTCCTCGTCCTCCTGGCCTGCACTGCCCCCTTCCTCAGTGCGACGTTCCTGATGAACCGTGCGTTCTACGCCAATGAGGATGCAAAAACCCCGCTGATCATGCAGGTCATCCTCTCGGCGTTCGGTGTGGCCCTCGCGCTGGCCGCTGCCAGCCTGCCCGCGGACAAGATCATCTTCGCCCTCGCCGTGGCGTACTCGCTGGGCAATATTGCCGCCGTCGTCGTCAGCCACATCTTCCTTACCCGCCGCCTGGGCAACTATGGTGCGGCCCGGGTCTTTGATGTCCACGTCCGGCTGGTCGTCGCCGCCCTCGGTGCTGCCGCCGTCGGATCGGCGGCGCTGCGGATGATGGGCGGTTATGCTGTGGACGGTTTCGCGTGGCAGTCACTGGGCGCGGCCACTGTGGTCATGCTGGTCTGCGGGGTGCTGATGGCCGGAACGTACTACCTGATGCTGCGCTGGCTGAAGGTCACCGAACTGGATGCTTTCCTCAAACCGGTCCTTGCCAAAATCCGGCGGACTGCCTAA
- a CDS encoding LysR family transcriptional regulator encodes MDLHQLQLLRELGERGSLAAVARASHVSASAVSQQLSALQRRAEVPLTERRGRNLVLTEAGEALARAAVDISIAMSTAEQAVAGYLQNPRGTVRISAFNSAGLTFFGPLLHALSAEGSPRLICHDRDVGQESFPALAADFDLVIAHRLEHTSPWPESISVLPLLREPLDVAMADSHRLAGAPSVSVSDLADEDWVSVQDGFPLMPALEAIAVHARQPLNITHRINEFFIAAAIVAAGSAIALMPRHTASPRQGSGVVLKPIHDLPLARHVDILCRPEALHRTAVRQVVDALRQIAVSA; translated from the coding sequence ATGGATCTTCATCAGCTGCAACTTCTCCGCGAGCTGGGCGAGCGGGGCAGTCTCGCCGCCGTCGCCCGCGCGTCCCATGTCTCCGCGTCGGCCGTCTCCCAGCAGCTCAGCGCGTTGCAGCGTCGCGCGGAGGTTCCCCTGACCGAACGCAGGGGACGCAACCTCGTCCTCACCGAGGCCGGTGAGGCACTGGCGCGTGCGGCCGTGGACATCAGTATTGCGATGAGCACCGCCGAACAGGCAGTAGCGGGTTACCTGCAGAACCCCCGTGGGACGGTCCGGATCTCCGCCTTCAACAGTGCCGGCCTTACCTTCTTCGGCCCCCTGCTCCACGCCCTGTCCGCAGAAGGAAGCCCGCGGCTGATCTGCCATGACCGCGACGTGGGGCAGGAAAGCTTCCCGGCCCTGGCTGCCGACTTCGATCTGGTGATCGCGCACCGCCTCGAGCACACCAGTCCCTGGCCCGAATCGATCAGTGTCCTTCCGCTTCTGCGGGAACCCCTGGATGTCGCCATGGCGGACAGTCACCGGCTTGCCGGGGCACCGAGCGTCAGTGTCAGTGACCTGGCCGATGAGGACTGGGTGTCAGTCCAGGACGGATTTCCCCTCATGCCGGCGTTGGAGGCTATTGCCGTTCACGCGCGGCAACCGCTCAACATCACGCACCGGATCAATGAATTCTTCATCGCGGCCGCAATCGTGGCGGCGGGTTCTGCCATTGCGCTGATGCCCCGCCACACGGCATCCCCGCGGCAAGGAAGCGGTGTGGTGCTCAAACCGATCCATGACCTGCCCCTGGCCAGGCACGTGGACATCCTCTGCAGGCCCGAGGCCCTCCACCGGACGGCTGTCCGGCAGGTAGTCGATGCGCTGAGGCAGATAGCGGTCTCTGCCTAG